In the Takifugu flavidus isolate HTHZ2018 chromosome 11, ASM371156v2, whole genome shotgun sequence genome, one interval contains:
- the LOC130534229 gene encoding potassium voltage-gated channel subfamily G member 3-like, which produces MKFGSSLCILNVGGRRFSFSTELMKRLPLSRLSKLHRCGSESELLELCDDYDLDRNEFFFDRHSEAFSFIMLYLQHGKLRFVPHMCELSFYNEMLYWGLESADLQPCCQRRLDDRLSDCFVHFFPEEEPRGPEEPRSRWLERVRLTFEEPTSSLAAQILASVSVLFVVISMVMLCASTLPDWKTAETLDQHRIIETVCISWFTAECIFRFLVSRDKCEFVRRPLNIIDLLAITPYYVSVTVTSLTGENSQLQRAGVTLRVLRIMRIFWVIKLARHFLGLQTLGLTLRRCYREMMMLLVFICVAMAIFSALAQLLEHGLDLEAGNQDYASIPAACWWVIISMTTVGYGDMYPVTVAGRVLGGLCVVSGIVLLALPITFIYHSFVQCYHELKVRSARCSHSLSTEFIN; this is translated from the exons ATGAAGTTTGGAAGCAGCCTTTGCATCCTTAACGTTGGCGGCCGCAGGTTCTCCTTCTCGACGGAGCTGATGAAGCGCCTCCCTCTCAGCAGACTCAGCAAGTTGCATCGCTGCGGCTCGGAGagcgagctgctggagctgtgtgACGACTACGACCTTGACAGAAACGAATTCTTCTTTGATCGGCACTCTGAAGCCTTCAGTTTCATCATGCTGTACTTGCAGCACGGCAAGCTGCGCTTTGTGCCTCATATGTGCGAGCTGTCCTTCTATAACGAGATGCTCTACTGGGGTTTGGAGAGCGCCGACCTGCAGCCCTGCTGCCAGCGCCGCCTGGATGACCGCCTGTCTGACTGCTTCGTCCACTTCTTTCCAGAGGAGGAGCCGCGGGGCCCTGAGGAGCCGAGGAGCCGCTGGCTGGAGAGGGTGAGGCTGACCTTTGAAGAGCCCACCTCATCACTGGCAGCACAGATTCTGGCTTCAGTGTCTGTATTGTTTGTGGTCATCTCCATGGTGATGCTGTGTGCCAGCACCTTACCAGACTGGAAGACTGCCGAGACACTTGACCAGCACAG AATCATCGAGACAGTGTGCATCAGCTGGTTCACAGCAGAGTGTATTTTCCGATTCCTTGTGTCGCGGGATAAATGTGAGTTTGTCCGCCGCCCTCTGAACATCATCGACCTGCTGGCCATCACACCGTACTACGTCTCCGTCACTGTCACATCGCTGACGGGGGAAAACTCCCAGCTGCAGAGGGCCGGCGTGACCCTGCGAGTTCTACGGATCATGAGGATCTTCTGGGTCATCAAGCTAGCGCGTCACTTCCTGGGTCTGCAGACACTTGGCCTGACACTTCGGCGTTGCTACCGTGAGATGATGATGCTCCTGGTCTTCatctgtgttgccatggcaatctTCAGTGCACTGGCACAGCTGTTGGAGCATGGCCTTGACCTGGAGGCAGGAAACCAGGACTATGCCAGCATCCCTGCAGCATGTTGGTGGGTCATCATCTCCATGACGACCGTGGGTTATGGGGACATGTACCCTGTGACTGTGGCAGGCCGTGTGTTAGGTGGTCTGTGCGTGGTGAGTGGGATTGTGCTGTTGGCACTGCCCATCACCTTCATCTATCATAGCTTTGTCCAGTGTTACCATGAGCTCAAAGTGCGCTCTGCCCGCTGCTCCCACAGCCTTTCCACCGAGTTCATCAACTGA